ATAGAAATCACATAAAGATGAAGATCTAAGAAATAGCAATAAGGagacaaattaatttaaacttttcaCTTGTTCTAATCTTATTCTAATTTTCAGGAatacaaatgataaactataCAACGAGATTATTGGaattgtacatatagtaattcTAAGAATCTTTCTACTTACCAAAGGAAATGAGATGTTAAAAAAAAGCAATGCCTCCATTGATATCGCAAACAATGTGTTATTTATTCGCATGAAAAGGGAAACACCGTACTCTCGTAATTCCTGTTCATTTTCATACGAGCAATTTGTTGGCAACGCATACTTAATGGCTTCCGTTTCGAATACAAAATACATGAGATCGCTGGACTCTCTACGCGGAAGACTTTTAGCAAAAATTTGATTTCTCTGGAAACAGAAGTTCCGGCTCGAAGAATAATAACTATGCTAGTCATGATTGAAGAGAAATATATCAAGAAGCTTGTTGTTTTATTCCATAAAAACATGATGCGTTGAATCTATAAGACTGTTTATTtatctaaaattttatttgaagtCGATACAAGTTACATCAATTGAACGagttatatttcttcttttagttTTAGTTACAcgctgtaaaaaaaaaaaagggtgcGATGTAAGTGGAATGCACAGCAAGTAGAGTGAACTTTGAAAGTCGCCGGTGAATTATTTCCTGATCGGGCCAGCTAATTACAGCCAAACTGGTTTTACTTTTCAACGAGCAACAGAGAAAACGCGACACGATTCCACAGGTTCACGGGCTCGCTTTAATTATACGTTTTGGATTTATTTGCGTAGTTGTTGACCTTCCGCAACGCGGAGAATATTTTCGATACGCCCACAACGCATCGATCGGATTGGCTTTTGTAGAAAGTTTTTGGAAAGTAACTTCGTTTCtagaatattcttttattttctaagtAAGTTGTCTGAATCAAATtgttcaacatttttttttaacccttcttTGAATTAAGAGAGGCTCTTTCATTATAATAAATCTGTTTCATTTCAGACAATCGTTCAGTTCACTGACATCGGTACGGCGAAGTGTTTTAATGGCAAATAACACGTTCGATCTGGTGTACTTGAACACGTATGTTTTACGAGCAATATTTGCAGATAGTACATTGTTCTGTTTGCGTGCGAAATCCGTGGTTGGTTAACGTGTAAAATCGATCGTTATCGTGACCCATTCAAAGCGCGAGATTTCCATTTGACTAGGGCTTGCAGGCGAGAAGAACGTGGATAAGAATTATCTTAGAGAAACGACCTTGAACACTCGCAATTGTActtcgaagaaagaaaagaaaaaaaaaaaaaaaaacgacaGTGAAGCGTTAAAGGAACTCGATGGAAGATAGAATCAGGTCAATTGCAAATAGCAAGTGGAACAGTTTATTTTAGAGTTTAACCAGAAGCTATTCATCGCGACCTTCTAAATCGTTTAAACATCTCCAGTTGATTGTTTGTTTAAGACGGTATTTTTCATAAGTTTCCATCGACAAACGAGTAGAAACTCTGACGCAAAGTATGACGAAAcgagaataagagaaagacGACGAGGAAAGTGAAAATCACGAGCACGCTGTCGAGATCGTTTAGAAAATACTGGCATACGACATTTCTCCAGTTTTTTTCCCGCGGCGATCGAACAACACGCACGATGCAAAAGTCTGACCCTCGATGGTTGGATCGAAGCAAAAGTTTCTCCTGTCGTCGATTCTGCCCATTACCAAGAACTTACTATGGCCGCGGCTGGATAACGCAAAGAGGAGGAGAGTACGCTGGCACGGATTAATTTATGCCGATCGCGGTGGTAGACGCGTCTGTATGTACTTATGTACGTGGGCAAAACGTTCGAGCGTGTAAGAAGGTGCACGGACACTTTCTCCACGGTCGAGGTCTTccatatatacatacatacatacaacgGGCCCCGACTTCCTTCCATAATATAACAGATACGACTTTCTCCGATTTTGCAGCGGCAGCCGCGTGCTCCTAGCCACGTTGCGTCATGTCGAGCGTGGGCAACACAATGACAAAGCGAAACACAGTATGTAATGCGGAGGTGTCAACGAAATATTAGGGAACTTTATTCGTAATACCGACGGATTAGATCCTTTATTACTTTCCCTAATTTGAAGTCTAAGTTGCGATTGTACGTTTAGTAGTATTTCGTTGGAAAAATTTCGTAACTTGGATGGATTTCTATTAATTTCGTTTGCGTTGCAGCGTTCGAGGGAGGACGGTGCTGGAATAACAACAAGGatgtaacaaaatattacTCAACTTTATTTGTAACGGCAGTGGTTAACAAAGAAAGGTAACAACAACGtgtataaaaagaagaagataatATACATAATGATAGAACTTAGGATTAGGGTCATACGTGGGCACCTTAATGAAACAACTGGGAAGAAGGGCCGTGTCAGTCGATTAGATTCTCCAGAAACTTAACTCCCTAAAACTTATCTATCGTACAAGTAAGGTAATATATACAGCGGCTTATGTTACAATACTCtatgaaaaaaattgtttgtttGTACAAGCTTTACTCAATTTTATCAGCGTTTTGGGAAGGCGAAGTTCGCGCTGCTTTGATTGGTCGGCGCTGGTGGAGGTACCAAGTCCTGGCTGAGCGATGGAGCTTCCGTCTTGGACGATCTGTCCCACCTGACCTTATTTTCATCGACCTGACGTTGTTGCTGCTGGCCTTGAGCGTTCTGCTTAGCTGATGCTTCGGAACTATACGGTACAACCTGGCTACCTTGAGCTTGACTACTGTCCTTTCGATCCTCCCATCCGTGATGATGCGGATGATGGTCCTCTGCAGGGAACCATTCCGAAATCCAGACGGGTTTCCAAATCTTCTTCCAAGCTGGTACCCAAATTTCTTTCCAGGCAGGTACCCAAATCTGTTTCCAAGCCTCCTTCCAGGATAACTTTTTATCCGGCACCCATTCCAACTTCTTGTCCGTCTTCCAGATTTGTTTCCAAGCTTCCTTCCATTCCAATTTTTTATCAGGTACCCAGATCAGCTTTTTGGATGGTTTCCAGATTTGCTTCCACTCTTCCTTCCAGATCAACTTCTTGTCATCCACCCAGATCTGTTTCTTTGCTGGCTTCCAGATTTGTTTCCAAGCTTCTACCCACTCGAGTTTCTTGTCTGGTACCCAGATTTGTTTTTTAGCCGGTTTCCAATACTTTTTCCAAAGCGGCTTCCAGATCAGTTTCTTCTTCCAAAGGTCGTGACTGGTGTATTCCCAGCCGTGGTGATCGGTGCCGTGGTAATGTTCACCTGGAATGCCAATTTTCACCCACTCTGGGATCCAAATCTTCTTCCAAGCGGGTACCTGAATTTCCTTCCAAGCTGGCACTTGAATTTCCTTCCAAACGGGCTTCCAGATCTTTTTCCATGCAGGTACCTGTATTTCTTTCCACGCTGGAACCTTGATGGGCTTCCAAACAGGCTTCCAGACCTTCTTCCACGCTGGTACTTGAATTTCTTTCCACACTGGTACTTGGATCTCTTTCCATACGGGTTTCCAAATTTTCTTCCAAGCTGGTACCTGAATGTCCTTCCATACAGCCTTCTGCGTTGGCACCCATATGGGCTTCCAGATCTTTTTCCACGCAGGTTTCCAAATCTGTTTCTTAGCCGGTTTCCAGATCTTCTTCCAGCCTGGTTTCCAAATCAGCTTCTTCTTCCAGTAACCATGGTCGTGATGATGGTCATCGTGGTGTTCGTCCCCTGCTCCACCGGCGTCACCACCTCCGATATCGCCACCTCCGATATCGCCACCTCCAGAATGGCCAAAGCCACCGCCAATgtcaccaccaccaccacctccgGAATGACCATAGCCGCCGCCAATGTCACCACCGTAACCTCCTGAATCTCCACCGTGGCCACCGAAGTCTCCACCGTGACCACCAAAGTCTCCACCATAGCCAGTACCTACATCTCCACCATGACCACCTGCGTCACCACCCCATCGCTTCTGAGCCGCTGTGCCATATCTGCGTACAatgatttcataattaattaatattctattCAGATGTTGCAGTAgataattatatgtacatataaaatatgtaGTACAAGCTTTGGGACGTACGGTATTTGCTGCTGAGACTTCTGCTGTTGCAGCTGATTCTGATCCAATGCCTTGCTCGCCACCAGAGCGACTTGCAGTAGCACCACTAGTGCAGCCTGTAAACAAGATAATTACATGGGTATGAAATTTCACCGATCGTATCGTCTTAATGAACATTTGAACTGTGCAACTTGGCGTGTTCGTTCTATTTAGGTAAGCGAAGCGCTTGGCTCATAGAGAAatctcttatttttttcacgaCAACATTCTTGATGTTACTATTAACAGTTATTCGTTTATGGAATCACTTTCGAAACTAGCCGTCGATAAACAAGCAAACACGTTCATTGATGGTTGTtgaaaaaattgttgtatCAAGAAAAGAATACATATACATTTATGAAGATGATCTATTCTGAAAACAATTCTGTATTCGGCAAGGTACCGTTACGCTTCCTGAAATAACAAggtaatacaaattaaataattctaaaacGTGAATTAAACATTCGCATTAGAATCTACATTTCAGAATTGAAGTTGCATCAACCCTCTGAATAAAATGTGTCTGAAGCATTCAGTGTTCATCCAATCGGTAAATGGTAATCGGTATTGGTCTTTCAATGATCTCGAACACGACGTTCTTGACAATCGGTTGATCACCATTCGTCGATCGTGACACTCGCTACTTACTCCAGATACGATGCATCACCGTTTCGAACCGAACGCACCCCCTTTTTTTAGTAGTATCGTTGAAGAACAATCAATTACGATCGTCACCAGATTTATATTAGAGTATAACTGAGACTTATTTAAATAGAAACTGACCGCGCATCCCGGGCGAATCCTCATATTTTCTCGCAATGCCGCCCGTCGGGCTCGGGCTGCGTACTCTTGTTCCCTAAGTGCAGGAAAACGTAAGTTACTTCGCCCAATCAGCGGAACGCCGTAGTTATATAGGCACGTATTCCTCCCCCAGTGCTATCGTGGTGTGCTGGGCCAGATACTGCGAAGGTGGTGGTaaagtcgtcctggtggagGAGGTAGTTCGCATAGTTGGAGGAAAGGAAGTCGCGATGGTGGTGGGTCCCAACGGACTCGCGTTTCGAAAAGCTCGTACCTTGGATAGCGATGGGGCCGATCTTGTTCATTGTGCAAAAAGACTTTTACTTGTATTTCACACTTTAACTTTTATTTTCAGATCTTTGGCTGTCTGTCGGTGATATTGAGATGAATatatgatgatgatgatgatgatgatgatgatgaataCACTCGTGTCTTCTCCCTGAATTCTGAATCCAAGTTCCaattaatttgatgaaattcaTCTTGTAATCTATCAGTTGGTCAATtctatttttacaaattttacatTATCATCTATTTAAtgtaaacaatttcaattttatctaACTATTTTTTAATCTAACCAGTTACATTATATTTCAGGTGTTGAACTCCCATGAGATTAATTGATTGAATACTTTCCATGGTATCAAGAGGAAATTGAACCCATCGCTACGTCCGTTCTCCTTCTTCCTTGCTGTTGTCCACCTCCTACGATCGCCTCCTGGCGATCTTACTTGATACCACGGTTGCCCATCGTTCCGGAGAAAGTGATCGGGAACACGATGATCCGGTCGAGCGAGTCGAGCGGTTTCGTTCTGTTGCTATTTACACGGCTCTGTCCGGCAAAGGCGAAGTTCACGGGGAGGCAAGGTTATGCAGCAAGGTTATACCTGGTGATCCAGATTACCTGACAACGAGagagtggtggaaagagatcGAGCGCGGCACCGTGGCGTTTGATGaatccttttattttttctaccGTAGACCGGTAGGTTTAATCGATTTCAGAATGGCGCCGCCGCGCCCCGCCGTGCCGGTCCTGTCCTGTCCGGGTTTCTCTTCCGGGAAGGCCCCGGGGCTGGACCATTGCCGCTTTTCCTTTCATGTATTCTGTCTTCGGTGAAGATTGCCCTGAAGGGAGGATCGGTGAAGAAATGTTAGAGATCGACAGATAGAAATAGTAAATGGTAAAAGTTCATTGTCCCACAGGTGAATTTCACTTTGCTTTTAGAAGGGTCATTCTTCTCCTGGGGATGTCAGGAATAACAAACctattgaaatttcatataattaaagcattattatattttttatttggagCAGTAATACCTATATTATAAGCTGCATTAGATACGTGAAGTATgcataattataataaaagcGTGAAAAGTGTCGCCATGGAAAATCGAGAAGCTAATTATCGCTGCTAGGCACGAGACGTCTCGTTCCCCTTCGCGATGAATGATTATAAGCTTCCAGAGTTCGCAGGATTTCTATCGATTCCTCTTTCATTAATTAGGCATTCAAACATTAACTTTTATTGCTCGTTAAGTGATTTAATCCCAGCCGACAAAGCTACATCGTGTTTATAATCAGCTTAcataattaaatgtttttGTCAAGGTCGTTAAAAGTTTGTCACGATATGTAAAGAAGATGTACATACATGTTCTTTTTTTAGGAGTATCAGATG
This region of Osmia bicornis bicornis chromosome 5, iOsmBic2.1, whole genome shotgun sequence genomic DNA includes:
- the LOC114882651 gene encoding uncharacterized protein LOC114882651 isoform X1, producing MRGCTSGATASRSGGEQGIGSESAATAEVSAANTVRPKACTTYFICTYNYLLQHLNRILINYEIIVRRYGTAAQKRWGGDAGGHGGDVGTGYGGDFGGHGGDFGGHGGDSGGYGGDIGGGYGHSGGGGGGDIGGGFGHSGGGDIGGGDIGGGDAGGAGDEHHDDHHHDHGYWKKKLIWKPGWKKIWKPAKKQIWKPAWKKIWKPIWVPTQKAVWKDIQVPAWKKIWKPVWKEIQVPVWKEIQVPAWKKVWKPVWKPIKVPAWKEIQVPAWKKIWKPVWKEIQVPAWKEIQVPAWKKIWIPEWVKIGIPGEHYHGTDHHGWEYTSHDLWKKKLIWKPLWKKYWKPAKKQIWVPDKKLEWVEAWKQIWKPAKKQIWVDDKKLIWKEEWKQIWKPSKKLIWVPDKKLEWKEAWKQIWKTDKKLEWVPDKKLSWKEAWKQIWVPAWKEIWVPAWKKIWKPVWISEWFPAEDHHPHHHGWEDRKDSSQAQGSQVVPYSSEASAKQNAQGQQQQRQVDENKVRWDRSSKTEAPSLSQDLVPPPAPTNQSSANFAFPKR
- the LOC114882651 gene encoding uncharacterized protein LOC114882651 isoform X2 yields the protein MRIRPGCAAALVVLLQVALVASKALDQNQLQQQKSQQQIPYGTAAQKRWGGDAGGHGGDVGTGYGGDFGGHGGDFGGHGGDSGGYGGDIGGGYGHSGGGGGGDIGGGFGHSGGGDIGGGDIGGGDAGGAGDEHHDDHHHDHGYWKKKLIWKPGWKKIWKPAKKQIWKPAWKKIWKPIWVPTQKAVWKDIQVPAWKKIWKPVWKEIQVPVWKEIQVPAWKKVWKPVWKPIKVPAWKEIQVPAWKKIWKPVWKEIQVPAWKEIQVPAWKKIWIPEWVKIGIPGEHYHGTDHHGWEYTSHDLWKKKLIWKPLWKKYWKPAKKQIWVPDKKLEWVEAWKQIWKPAKKQIWVDDKKLIWKEEWKQIWKPSKKLIWVPDKKLEWKEAWKQIWKTDKKLEWVPDKKLSWKEAWKQIWVPAWKEIWVPAWKKIWKPVWISEWFPAEDHHPHHHGWEDRKDSSQAQGSQVVPYSSEASAKQNAQGQQQQRQVDENKVRWDRSSKTEAPSLSQDLVPPPAPTNQSSANFAFPKR